In Streptomyces sp. NBC_00569, a single genomic region encodes these proteins:
- a CDS encoding (2Fe-2S)-binding protein, translating into MNGKRTPLDLVRAEPGPAYTATFDGAQIAVLPGQTVAAALWSAGVTAWRTTRGTGEPRGVFCGIGVCFDCLVTVNGRPNQRACLIRAEPGDDIRTQHGTGHDETGEGEGR; encoded by the coding sequence TTGAACGGCAAGCGCACACCACTGGATCTCGTGAGGGCCGAGCCCGGGCCCGCGTACACCGCCACGTTCGACGGCGCGCAGATCGCGGTGCTGCCCGGGCAGACCGTCGCCGCGGCGCTGTGGTCGGCGGGCGTCACCGCCTGGCGCACCACGCGCGGCACGGGCGAGCCGCGGGGAGTCTTCTGCGGCATCGGGGTGTGCTTCGACTGCCTCGTGACCGTCAACGGCCGCCCCAACCAACGGGCTTGCCTCATCCGGGCAGAACCCGGCGACGACATCCGCACCCAGCACGGCACCGGACACGACGAGACGGGCGAAGGGGAGGGGCGATGA